TCCGCTACACCTCACAGGTGGTGTGCGCCCTCGCCGCCGGCCTCGCCGCCGTCGCCCTGCTCGTCCTGGGCCTGGCCCTGCACCCGCCGGCCGACCTCGTCGCGGAGCTCCTGCTCCACGGCGACCGCGGCGGCCTGGACCTCCGTGCGATCTGGCTCTCGGCCGCCGTCGCCGCCGGCGCGGTCCTCCTCACCGGTATTGCGCTTGTCATCCCGCGCAAGGGTCTGTCACCCTTCTGGGGACGGATGCTCGACCTCACCGAGGCCGCGGTGCTGCTCAGCCTGGTCCCGCTGACCCTGGCCGTGCTCGACGTCTACTCCCGGGCCCGCGCTCTCACCAGCTGAGACTGCCGGGACCCGGCAGCCTGGTACGCTGTATGACGGCCGTTTGTGTACGCGCTCCCGGAGGTCCTCTGGAGGCTGCGCTCAGCGGACCCCGCCTCCCGAGTAACGGAAGATCCCCAGAGAATTCGACCTGGGGCACTCGGTGGCAACGAAGACCTATCACGAGGAGTACGCGTGCCGCTCGACGCCGCAACGAAGAAGCAGCTCATCGAAGAATTTGGTGCCAAGGAGGGCGACACCGGCTCCCCCGAGGTTCAGGTCGCGATGCTCTCCCGCCGCATCTCGGACCTGACCGAGCACCTCAAGACCCACAAGCACGACCACCACTCCCGTCGTGGTCTGCTGATCCTGGTCGGCCAGCGTCGCCGCCTGCTGCAGTACCTGGCCAAGAAGGACATCCAGCGCTTCCGTACGCTGGTCGAGCGCCTCGGCATCCGCCGCGGTGCGGCCGGCGCCAAGTAAAGACGCTGTGAAGGGAGCGGTTCCCACACTGAGGGGGCCGCTCCCTTTGCTGTACGTGCGCGACGCGCCACACGCTTTGTAGTCTGGAAGCACACGCGCACAACCGAAGAGGAGGAGCGCCCTCCCTACGCCGCCGGTCCTCGGTAGTGGCATCCGGAAAGCCCAGCGAGGGCAACGAACCGGGTGCTTCGATCGAAGACCGGCCCGCACGCCAGGAGCGCTTCTCCAACACCGTTCGTCACCACACGGGTGGCGGACGGAGACGACGAAAATGGAGATATCGCTAGTGGAGAACGAGACCCACTACGCCGAGGCCGTCATTGACAACGGTTCCTTCGGCACCCGCACCATCCGCTTCGAGACGGGCCGTCTGGCCCGCCAGGCCGCCGGCTCCGCCGTTGCCTACCTGGACGACGACACGATGGTGCTGTCCGCCACCACCGCGTCGAAGAAGCCCAAGGACCAGCTCGACTTCTTCCCCCTCACGGTGGACGTCGAGGAGCGGCAGTACGCGGCCGGCAAGATCCCCGGCTCGTTCTTCCGTCGCGAGGGCCGGCCCTCCGAGGACGCGATCCTCACCTGCCGCCTGATCGACCGCCCGCTGCGCCCGTCCTTCAAGAAGGGCCTGCGCAACGAGATCCAGGTCGTCGCGACGATCATGGCGCTCAACCCCGACCACCTGTACGACGTCGTGGCGATCAACGCCGCCTCCGCGTCCACCCAGCTGGCCGGCCTGCCCTTCTCCGGCCCGATCGGCGGCGTCCGCGTCGCGCTGATCCGCGGCCAGTGGGTCGCCTTCCCGACGCACACCGAGCTCGAGGACGCCGTCTTCGACATGGTCGTCGCGGGTCGCGTCCTGGAGGACGGCGACGTCGCGATCATGATGGTCGAGGCCGAGGCCACCGAGAAGACCATCGCCCTGGTCCAGGGCGGCGCCGAGGCGCCGACCGAGGAGGTCGTGGCCGCCGGCCTCGACGCCTCGAAGCCCTTCATCAAGGTCCTCTGCAAGGCCCAGGCCGACCTGGCCGCCAAGGCCGCCAAGCCCGAGGGCGAGTTCCCGGTCTTCCTGGACTACCAGGACGACGTGTACGAGGCCCTCTCGGCCGCCGTCAAGGGCGAGCTCTCCCAGGCGCTGACCATCGCGGGCAAGCAGGACCGCGAGGCCGAGCTGGACCGCGTCAAGGAGATCGCCGCCGAGAAGCTCCTCCCGGCCTTCGAGGGCCGCGAGAAGGAGATCTCCGCCGCCTACCGCAGCCTGACCAAGGCCCTGGTGCGCGAGCGCGTCATCAAGGACAAGGTCCGCATCGACGGCCGCGGGATCACGGACATCCGTACCCTCGCCGCCGAGGTCGAGGCCATCCCGCGCGTGCACGGCTCGGCGCTGTTCGAGCGTGGCGAGACCCAGATCCTGGGCGTCACCACCCTCAACATGCTCCGTATGGAGCAGCAGCTGGACACCCTCTCCCCGGTGACCCGCAAGCGCTACATGCACAACTACAACTTCCCGCCGTACTCCGTCGGCGAGACCGGCCGCGTCGGTTCGCCGAAGCGCCGCGAGATCGGCCACGGCGCGCTCGCCGAGCGCGCGATCGTGCCGGTCCTCCCGACCCGCGAGGAGTTCCCCTACGCGATCCGTCAGGTGTCCGAGGCCCTCGGCTCCAACGGCTCGACGTCCATGGGCTCGGTCTGCGCCTCCACCATGTCGCTGCTGAACGCCGGTGTGCCCCTCAAGGCCCCCGTCGCCGGCATCGCCATGGGTCTGATCTCCCAGGAGATCGACGGCAAGACCCACTACGTCGCCCTCACCGACATCCTCGGTGCGGAGGACGCCTTCGGCGACATGGACTTCAAGGTCGCCGGCACCAAGGAGTTCGTCACCGCGCTCCAGCTGGACACCAAGCTCGACGGCATCCCGGCCTCGGTTCTGGCCGCCGCCCTCAAGCAGGCCCGCGACGCCCGCCTCCACATCCTCGACGTGATGATGGAAGCGATCGACACGCCGGACGAGATGTCCCCCAACGCCCCCCGGATCATCACCGTCAAGATCCCGGTGGACAAGATCGGTGAGGTCATCGGCCCCAAGGGCAAGATGATCAACCAGATCCAGGAGGACACCGGCGCCGAGATCACGATCGAGGACGACGGCACCATCTACATCGGTGCCGCCGACGGCCCGGCCGCCGAGGCCGCCCGCGCCACGATCAACCAGATCGCCAACCCGACCATGCCGGAGGTCGGCGAGCGCTACCTGGGTACGGTCGTCAAGACCACCACCTTCGGTGCCTTCGTCTCCCTCATGCCCGGCAAGGACGGCCTGCTGCACATCTCGCAGATCCGCAAGCTCGCCGGTGGCAAGCGCGTGGAGAACGTCGAGGACGTGCTCGCGGTCGGCACCAAGGTCCAGGTCGAGATCGCCGAGATCGACTCCCGCGGCAAGCTCTCCCTCGTCCCCGTGGTCGAGGGCGAAGCGGCCGACGCCGACGCTGACAAGGACGACTCCGACAAGTGACGTCGCGTAGTTCCCGTGTGACGGCCCGCCCCTCTTCGGAGGGGCGGGCCGTCGCCCGTACCCAAACCCTGCTCAAGGGGCAGCACGGCATCGGCACCGTCCGGCGCACGGTCCTGCCCGGCGGACTGCGCATCGTCACCGAGACGCTGCCCTCCGTCCGCTCCGCCACCTTCGGCATCTGGGCGAACGTGGGCTCCCGGGACGAGACGCCCACGCTCAACGGCGCCACGCACTACCTGGAGCACCTCCTCTTCAAGGGCACCGACAAGCGCAGTGCCCTCGACATCTCCTCCGCGATCGACGCGGTCGGCGGGGAGATGAACGCCTTCACGGCGAAGGAGTACACCTGCTACTACGCACGGGTGCTCGACACCGACCTGCCGCTGGCCATCGACGTGGTCTGCGACATGCTGACCGGCTCGCTGATCCGCGAGGAGGACGTCGACGCCGAGCGCGGCGTCATCCTCGAAGAGATCGCGATGACGGAGGACGACCCGGGCGACTGCGTGCACGACCTGTTCGCGCAGACCATGTTCGGCGACAGCCCGCTGGGCCGTCCCGTCCTCGGCACCGTGGAGACGATCAACGCGCTCGGCGCCGACCGGATCCGCCGCTTCTACAAGAAGCACTACGACCCGACCCACCTGGTCGTGGCCGCGGCGGGCAACGTCGACCACAACAAGGTCGTACGTCAGGTCCGCGCCGCCTTCGAGAAGGCGGGCGCCCTGGGTCGCACCGACGCCGAGCCGATCGGCCCGCGCGGCGGCACCAAGCGGATCCGCACCGCCGGCCGCGTCGAACTGGTCAACCGCAAGACCGAGCAGGCCCACGTGGTCCTCGGCATGCCCGGCCTCGCCCGCACCGACGAGCGCCGCTGGGCCCTGGGCGTGCTGAACACGGCCCTCGGCGGCGGCATGTCCTCCCGGCTGTTCCAGGAGGTCCGGGAGAAGCGCGGCCTCGCCTACAGCGTGTACTCGTACACCTCGGGCTTCGCCGACACCGGCCTGTTCGGCGTGTACGCCGGCTGCCGGCCCAGCCAGGTCCACGACGTGCTGCGGATCTGCCGGGACGAGCTGGACAAGGTCGCCTCGGACGGGCTCACGGACGAGGAGATCAGGCGGGCCGTCGGCCAACTGTCCGGCTCCACGGTCCTCGGCCTGGAGGACACCGGTGCCATCATGAACCGGATCGGCAAGAGCGAGCTGTGCTGGGGCGACCAGATGTCGGTCGACGACATGCTGGCCCGGATCGCGGCCGTGACCCCGGACGACGTCCGGGCCGTCGCGCAGGACGTGCTGGCCCACAAGCCGTCCCTCGCCGTGATCGGACCGCTGAAGGAGAAGCAGGCCGCCCGCCTCGACGAAGCGGTGGCCTGAGATCCTGGGGTTTCCGGGTGCCGGTCCGCCCCGGCCGGCCGGCACCCGGCCCTGTGACATGGAAGCGAAGGAAGCACGAGCATGAGCAGCAAGCTGCGGGTCGCGGTTCTCGGCGCCCAGGGGCGCATCGGCGCCGAGGCGGTCAAGGCCGTCGAGGCCGCCGAGGACATGGAACTGGTCGCCGCGCTCACCCGCGGGGACAAGCTGGAGACACTGACCGACGCCGGCGCCCAGGTCGTCGTCGAGCTGACCACCCCCGCCGCCGTCATGGACAACCTCGACTTCTGCGTCCGCCGCGGCATCCACGCCGTCGTCGGCACCACCGGCTGGACCGAGGAGCGCCTGGCCGAGCTGAACACCTGGCTCGCCGGCTCCCCGGAGACCGGGGTGCTCATCGCCCCCAACTTCTCCATCGGCGCCGTCCTCACCATGAAGTTCGCCGCCCAGGCCGCCCGCTACTTCGAGTCCGTCGAGGTCGTCGAGCTGCACCACCCCAACAAGGTGGACGCCCCCTCGGGCACGGCGACCCGCACCGCGCAGCTCATCGCGGCCGCCCGCGCCGAAGCCGGTCTGGGCGCCCAGCCCGACGCCACCGCCACCGCCCTCGACGGAGCCCGCGGCGCCGACGTGGACGGCGTGCCCGTGCACGCCATCCGACTGCGCGGCCTGCTGGCCCACCAGGAGGTGCTCCTCGGCGGCGAGGGGGAGACCCTCACCATCCGTCACGATTCCCTGCACCACAGCAGCTTCATGCCGGGCATCCTGCTCGGCGCGCGCCGCGTGACGCAGACCCCGGGCCTCACCTTCGGCCTGGAACACTTCCTCGACCTCGGCTGATGAGCAGGCAGTAGTACCCATGCGCGCGAAGATCACCTACTTCCTCACGGCCGCCGTCCTGGTCGTCTACTTCGTCCTGGTCGGCAGCCGGGGCCTGATGCTGATTCAGCACGGCACCTGGCTCACCGTCACCATGGGCCTTTCCGTGCTGATCCTGCCGGTCATCGGCATCTGGTTCCTCTGGAAGAACACGCGGTTCGTCACCAAGGCCAACCAGCTCGCCGCCGAGCTGGAGGCCGAGGGCGCCCTGCCGGCGGACGAGCTGGAGCGGGACCAGTACGGGCGGATCCTTCGGGACTCCGCCGACGAGGTCTTCGCGCGCCGCAAGGTCGAGACCGAGGACGCGCCGGGCGACTGGCGCAGCTGGTTCCGGCTCGCCGTGGCCTACCACGACGCCCGCGACACCCCGCGGGCCCGCAGGGCCATGCAGCGAGCCATCGCCCTGCACGACGGAAAGCCCGTACAGGTCTGATCCCCGTACGGGCTCCACGTGCGCCGGCGACGACTCAGGCGGGAACGGGCCGGTACTCGTCGGCCCACGCCTCCACCATCCCGGCGGCCCGGTCGAAAGCCTCGGACCGGGCCAGGAAATCGGCGTTGTGGTCGGTCAGGAGCACCGGCAGTTCGCCGCCGTCGCGCGCCGCCGCGGTCAGGGCCTGACCCTGCACGGTCCTCGGCAGTCCGAGCCAACGCACCGGCTGCTGCACGGTACGAATGCTGTCGATCTTGCTCCAGGCGACCGAGCGCGTTCCGAAGAACCCCACCCGACGCAGTCCCGTACGACTCACCCAGACACCCATGCGCAGCAGGCGCAGGGTCGCCCCGACCACGGCGAGCGCGGCCGCCAGGGAGAGCAGAGCCCCGCCCCAGGTGCCCGCGAAGGCGACGATCATCGTGGCCAGGAGCATGAAGGCGGAGAGCAGCAGCAGCAGCGCCGCGACGGCGACCCGCCAGGGGCCGGGACGGTAGGGCCGACGCCAACGGTCGGGATCGTCGTGGGGCAGTGTCTCTTCTTCGTGCGCGTCGAAGACGCCGTCGGCCGTCAAGAAGGGCAGGGGCACGGCTGGACCTCACTCACATGCACGTTCGGTTGGGCTGTGCCCGTGAGGCTACCGCCCCTCGGACGCCTCCGACTGCTGTGACTTCTGGGGCGCCTTGTGCGGCTGCAGTGCCGGCATGCCGAAGAGCAGCGAGCCGACGAGCCCCGCCACCACGGTCAGTCCGACCAGCGTACGGGCGGCGATCTGGGTCTTGGCCAGACTCTCTCGCGGCGGTGGAGTGACGTTACTGCGGAATCGGTCGGCCTCGGCGACGAAGGCGAAGGGGACGGGTTCGCGCCGGCGAAACATGGGAGGCACTCTCCTCACGGTCAGGGCCCGCGGGCCACGTGGTGCGTTCTCCAGGTAAGACGTCCGAAGTCCCCGATCCGTGCCGCGAATCGGAACATTCGCCGAATCACATGGCGCGGCGTCAGCTGTACGGGTGACCCCGCCACCGCGCCGGCCTGGGAATCGAGCCGTTCCCCGCGCCGTAGAGTGGGCGCGCCCCAGGTAATACCGTTCGGAAGGACCCCCGGTGAGCGAGAACGCCGCTTCAGACCTGAAACCCAGCTTCCGCAGTGACGTGACGGTGGAGCTGGTGAAGCACTCCGCCGCCGACTCCGACGTGCTGTGGGCCGCCCGTGTCTCCACGGCCGGCGAGCAGTCCCTGGAGGAGCTCCAGAAGGACCCCGAGCGCTCCAAGGGCCTCATCAACTATCTGATGCGCGACCGCCACGGCAGCCCCTTCGAGCACAACTCGATGACCTTCTTCATCAGCGCCCCGATCTTCGTGTTCCGCGAGTTCATGCGGCACCGCGTCGGCTGGTCCTACAACGAGGAATCGGGCCGCTACAGGGAGCTGGAGCCGGTCTTCTACGTCCCGGACGCGGATCGCAAGCTGATCCAGGAGGGCCGCCCGGGCAAGTACGTCTTCGTCGAGGGAACCGCCGCGCAGCAGGAGCTGACCGGCCGCGTCATGGAGGACTCGTACGTCCAGGCCTACCAGGCCTACCAGGAGATGCTGGCGGCGGGCGTGGCACGGGAGGTTGCCCGTTCGGTCCTGCCGGTCGGACTTTTCTCCTCGATGTACGCCACCTGCAACGCGCGCTCGCTGATGCACTTCCTCGGCCTGCGCACCCAGCACGAGCTGGCGACCACCCCGTCCTTCCCGCAGCGGGAGATCGAGATGGTCGGCGAGAAGATGGAGCGGCACTGGGCCGGTCTGATGCCGCTCACGTACGCCGCGTACAACGCGAACGGTCGCGTTGCCCCGTAAGGCCGGAGCGATGCCCGCGCACAGATGTGCGGCCCAAGTCCCAAGTGTCCGTATTGCGGCGTTTCGTAAAGTTCATCTAGGCTGATCAAACGGACCCGGCACTGCTTGAACCCCCGAGCAGGCAGTGCCGGGCTCCAACACTCGGTTCACGTCCCCCGAGGGGACACCGCGAGCATGGCAGCGAGTAGCGTGTTACCCATGGCTCCGATCTCGACTCCGCAGACCCCCTTCGGGCGGGTCCTCACCGCCATGATCACGCCGTTCACGGCTGATGGCGCACTCGACCTCGACGGCGCGCAGCGGCTCGCCGTCCACCTGGTGGACGCAGGCAACGACGGCCTGATCATCAACGGCACCACCGGTGAGTCGCCGACCACCACCGACGCGGAGAAAAACGACCTCGTACGAGCCGTACTCGAAGCCGTCGGCGACCGCGCCCACGTGGTGGCGGGCATCGGCACCAACGACACCCGGCACACCCTCGAACTCGCCCGCCAGGCCGAGCGCACCGGCGCCCACGGCCTGCTCGCGGTGACGCCGTACTACAGCAAGCCGCCGCAGGAAGGCCTATACCGGCACTTCACGGCCATCGCGGACGCCACCGAGCTGCCCGTCATGCTCTACGACATCCCCGGCCGCAGCGGTGTCCCGATCAACACCGAAACCCTCGTCCGACTGGCCGAGCACCCCCGTATCGTTGCCAACAAGGACGCCAAGGGTGACCTGGGCCGCGCCAGCTGGGCCATCGCCCAGAGCGGCCTGGCCTGGTACTCCGGCGACGACATGCTGAACCTGCCCCTCCTTTCGGTCGGCGCGGTCGGATTCGTCTCCGTGGTCAGCCACGTGGTCACCCCCGAACTCCGCGCGATGCTCGACGCCCACCTGGGCGGCGACGTCCAGAAGGCCACCGAGATCCACCAGAAGCTGCTCCCCGTCTTCACCGGCATGTTCCGCACGCAGGGCGTCATCACCACCAAGGGCGCCCTCGGCCTGCAGGGACTCCCCGCCGGCCCGTTGCGGCTCCCGCTCGTCGAGCTGACCGCCGAAGAGACGGCGCAGCTCAAGATCGATCTTGCCGCCGGCGGGGTACAGCTCTGACAACAGACTTCACAACTGAACAAGCACAATCCGAAACCGCATAAGCAAGTGCACGAATGACATGCGCGCCACGTGCCTACGAGGTACGTGGCGCGTGTGGTGAGGAGACACTTTTGAGCCATCCGCATCCTGAACTGGGCCCGCCGCCGAAGCTCCCCAAGGGCGGCCTCCGGGTCACCCCCCTGGGTGGCCTCGGTGAGATCGGCCGCAACATGACCGTCTTCGAGTTCGACGGTCGCCTGCTGATCGTCGACTGCGGCGTCCTCTTCCCCGAAGAGGAGCAGCCGGGCATCGACCTGATCCTGCCGGACTTCTCGTCCATCCGGGATCGCCTCGACGACATCGAGGGCATCGTGCTCACGCACGGTCACGAGGACCACATCGGCGCCGTCCCCTACCTCCTCCGGGAGAAGCCGGACATCCCGCTGATCGGTTCCAAGCTGACGCTCGCCCTGATCGAGGCGAAGCTCCAGGAGCACCGCATCCGCCCCTACACCCTTGAGGTGAAGGAAGGCGAGCGCGAGAACCTGGGCCCCTTCGACTGCGAGTTCATCGCGGTCAACCACTCCATTCCGGACGCGCTGGCCGTGGCCATCCGCACCGGCGCCGGCATGGTGGTCTGCACCGGCGACTTCAAGATGGACCAGCTCCCGCTGGACAAGCGCCTCACCGACCTGCACGCCTTCGCGCGTCTGAGCGAGGAGGGCATCGACCTCCTCCTCTCGGACTCGACGAACGCCGAGGTCCCGGGCTTCGTCCCGCCCGAGCGCGAGATCTCCAACGTCCTGCGCACGGTCTTCGCGAACGCCCACAACCGGATCATCGTGGCCAGCTTCGCCAGCCACGTGCACCGCATCCAGCAGATCCTCGACGCGGCCCACGAGTACGGCCGTCGTGTCGCCTTCGTCGGTCGTTCGATGGTCCGCAACATGGGCATCGCCCGTGACCTGGGCTACCTGAAGGTCCCGCCGGGCCTGGTCGTGGACGTGAAGACCCTCGACGACCTGCCGGCCCACGAGGTCGTCCTCGTCTGCACGGGTTCCCAGGGCGAGCCCATGGCGGCCCTGTCCCGGATGGCGAACCGCGATCACCAGATCCGGATCGTCCCCGGCGACACGGTGATCCTGGCGTCGTCCCTCATCCCGGGCAACGAGAACGCGGTCTACCGCGTGATCAACGGCCTGACCCGGTGGGGCGCCAACGTCGTGCACAAGGGCAACGCCAAGGTGCACGTCTCCGGTCACGCCTCCGCGGGCGAGCTGTTGTACTTCTACAACATCTGCAAGCCGCGGAACCTGATGCCGGTCCACGGCGAGTGGCGCCACCTGCGCGCCAACGCCGAGCTCGGCGCGATGACGGGTGTCCCCAAGGACCGGATCGTCATCGCCGAGGACGGCGTGGTCGTCGACCTGATCGACGGCAAGGCCCGCATCTCGGGCAAGGTCCAGGCCGGCTACGTGTACGTGGACGGCCTTTCGGTCGGCGACGTCACCGAGGCCTCGCTCAAGGACCGTCGCATCCTCGGCGACGAGGGCATCATCTCGGTCTACGTGGTGGTCGACAGCACCACGGGCAAGGTCGTGAGCGGCCCGAACATCCAGGCCCGCGGCTCCGGCATCGAGGACTCGGCCTTCGCCGCGGTCCTGCCGAAGATCGAGGAGGCCATCGCGCGCGCCGGCGCCGACGGCGTGGCCGAGCCGCACCAGATCCAGCAGCTCATCCGCCGCACCATGGGCAAGTGGGTCTCGGACGGCTACCGCCGCCGCCCGATGATCCTTCCGGTCGTCGTCGAGGTCTGAGCCTCGTCGTAGCGCCCGTGTCGGAGCGGGGCAACCGGATTTGCATCCGGGGGCCCCGCTCCAGTACGTTTACGTCTCCACCTCGCACGGCACCCAGGCACACACGTGTGCCCGACCGCCCGTGCGGGCGGGTGGGAATCAAACACTCAGGAACACCTGATAAAGTCTGATCCACCCGAAAGGGAAAGGCCCTCCAACGGCCATCGAATTCAAATCCGAGTCGGAAACGACACGGAAATGGTCTGATAGAGTTGGAATCGCCGGAAAGGGAAACGCGAAAGCGAAGAACTGGAAAGCGAAACCCGCTTCGACCGGGAATCGGACACGAAAGAGTCTGATAGAGTCGGAAACGAAGGAAGCGCCCGGAGGGCCTGGAAACAGGAACGAAGGAAGCGTCCGTTCCTTGAGAACTCAACAGCGTGCCAAAAATCAACGCCAAAAGTTGATACCCCGTCCATTTCGGTGGATGAGGTTCCTTTGAAAAAGACCTGTGAGGTCGCAACTTTCGGGTTGTGGTGCTTGCAGGCGATTACACAGCGAGGATGCAGTGGTCGATCGGTCTTATTCCGACATGATCGGCCCGCTCTAAGTGCGTGTGCACCCGATTACGGGTAAACATTCATGGAGAGTTTGATCCTGGCTCAGGACGAACGCTGGCGGCGTGCTTAACACATGCAAGTCGAACGATGAAGCCCTTCGGGGTGGATTAGTGGCGAACGGGTGAGTAACACGTGGGCAATCTGCCCTTCACTCTGGGACAAGCCCTGGAAACGGGGTCTAATACCGGATAACACTCCTGCCTGCATGGGTGGGGGTTAAAAGCTCCGGCGGTGAAGGATGAGCCCGCGGCCTATCAGCTTGTTGGTGGGGTAATGGCCCACCAAGGCGACGACGGGTAGCCGGCCTGAGAGGGCGACCGGCCACACTGGGACTGAGACACGGCCCAGACTCCTACGGGAGGCAGCAGTGGGGAATATTGCACAATGGGCGAAAGCCTGATGCAGCGACGCCGCGTGAGGGATGACGGCCTTCGGGTTGTAAACCTCTTTCAGCAGGGAAGAAGCGAAAGTGACGGTACCTGCAGAAGAAGCGCCGGCTAACTACGTGCCAGCAGCCGCGGTAATACGTAGGGCGCAAGCGTTGTCCGGAATTATTGGGCGTAAAGAGCTCGTAGGCGGCTTGTCACGTCGGATGTGAAAGCCCGAGGCTTAACCTCGGGTCTGCATTCGATACGGGCTAGCTAGAGTGTGGTAGGGGAGATCGGAATTCCTGGTGTAGCGGTGAAATGCGCAGATATCAGGAGGAACACCGGTGGCGAAGGCGGATCTCTGGGCCATTACTGACGCTGAGGAGCGAAAGCGTGGGGAGCGAACAGGATTAGATACCCTGGTAGTCCACGCCGTAAACGTTGGGAACTAGGTGTTGGCGACATTCCACGTCGTCGGTGCCGCAGCTAACGCATTAAGTTCCCCGCCTGGGGAGTACGGCCGCAAGGCTAAAACTCAAAGGAATTGACGGGGGCCCGCACAAGCAGCGGAGCATGTGGCTTAATTCGACGCAACGCGAAGAACCTTACCAAGGCTTGACATATACCGGAAAGCATTAGAGATAGTGCCCCCCTTGTGGTCGGTATACAGGTGGTGCATGGCTGTCGTCAGCTCGTGTCGTGAGATGTTGGGTTAAGTCCCGCAACGAGCGCAACCCTTGTCCTGTGTTGCCAGCATGCCCTTCGGGGTGATGGGGACTCACAGGAGACCGCCGGGGTCAACTCGGAGGAAGGTGGGGACGACGTCAAGTCATCATGCCCCTTATGTCTTGGGCTGCACACGTGCTACAATGGCCGGTACAATGAGCTGCGATACCGTGAGGTGGAGCGAATCTCAAAAAGCCGGTCTCAGTTCGGATTGGGGTCTGCAACTCGACCCCATGAAGTCGGAGTTGCTAGTAATCGCAGATCAGCATTGCTGCGGTGAATACGTTCCCGGGCCTTGTACACACCGCCCGTCACGTCACGAAAGTCGGTAACACCCGAAGCCGGTGGCCCAACCCGTAAGGGAGGGAGCTGTCGAAGGTGGGACT
This region of Streptomyces sp. NBC_00513 genomic DNA includes:
- a CDS encoding PH domain-containing protein; amino-acid sequence: MPLPFLTADGVFDAHEEETLPHDDPDRWRRPYRPGPWRVAVAALLLLLSAFMLLATMIVAFAGTWGGALLSLAAALAVVGATLRLLRMGVWVSRTGLRRVGFFGTRSVAWSKIDSIRTVQQPVRWLGLPRTVQGQALTAAARDGGELPVLLTDHNADFLARSEAFDRAAGMVEAWADEYRPVPA
- the dapA gene encoding 4-hydroxy-tetrahydrodipicolinate synthase, with protein sequence MAPISTPQTPFGRVLTAMITPFTADGALDLDGAQRLAVHLVDAGNDGLIINGTTGESPTTTDAEKNDLVRAVLEAVGDRAHVVAGIGTNDTRHTLELARQAERTGAHGLLAVTPYYSKPPQEGLYRHFTAIADATELPVMLYDIPGRSGVPINTETLVRLAEHPRIVANKDAKGDLGRASWAIAQSGLAWYSGDDMLNLPLLSVGAVGFVSVVSHVVTPELRAMLDAHLGGDVQKATEIHQKLLPVFTGMFRTQGVITTKGALGLQGLPAGPLRLPLVELTAEETAQLKIDLAAGGVQL
- a CDS encoding pitrilysin family protein, which encodes MTSRSSRVTARPSSEGRAVARTQTLLKGQHGIGTVRRTVLPGGLRIVTETLPSVRSATFGIWANVGSRDETPTLNGATHYLEHLLFKGTDKRSALDISSAIDAVGGEMNAFTAKEYTCYYARVLDTDLPLAIDVVCDMLTGSLIREEDVDAERGVILEEIAMTEDDPGDCVHDLFAQTMFGDSPLGRPVLGTVETINALGADRIRRFYKKHYDPTHLVVAAAGNVDHNKVVRQVRAAFEKAGALGRTDAEPIGPRGGTKRIRTAGRVELVNRKTEQAHVVLGMPGLARTDERRWALGVLNTALGGGMSSRLFQEVREKRGLAYSVYSYTSGFADTGLFGVYAGCRPSQVHDVLRICRDELDKVASDGLTDEEIRRAVGQLSGSTVLGLEDTGAIMNRIGKSELCWGDQMSVDDMLARIAAVTPDDVRAVAQDVLAHKPSLAVIGPLKEKQAARLDEAVA
- the dapB gene encoding 4-hydroxy-tetrahydrodipicolinate reductase codes for the protein MSSKLRVAVLGAQGRIGAEAVKAVEAAEDMELVAALTRGDKLETLTDAGAQVVVELTTPAAVMDNLDFCVRRGIHAVVGTTGWTEERLAELNTWLAGSPETGVLIAPNFSIGAVLTMKFAAQAARYFESVEVVELHHPNKVDAPSGTATRTAQLIAAARAEAGLGAQPDATATALDGARGADVDGVPVHAIRLRGLLAHQEVLLGGEGETLTIRHDSLHHSSFMPGILLGARRVTQTPGLTFGLEHFLDLG
- the rpsO gene encoding 30S ribosomal protein S15; the protein is MPLDAATKKQLIEEFGAKEGDTGSPEVQVAMLSRRISDLTEHLKTHKHDHHSRRGLLILVGQRRRLLQYLAKKDIQRFRTLVERLGIRRGAAGAK
- the thyX gene encoding FAD-dependent thymidylate synthase, encoding MSENAASDLKPSFRSDVTVELVKHSAADSDVLWAARVSTAGEQSLEELQKDPERSKGLINYLMRDRHGSPFEHNSMTFFISAPIFVFREFMRHRVGWSYNEESGRYRELEPVFYVPDADRKLIQEGRPGKYVFVEGTAAQQELTGRVMEDSYVQAYQAYQEMLAAGVAREVARSVLPVGLFSSMYATCNARSLMHFLGLRTQHELATTPSFPQREIEMVGEKMERHWAGLMPLTYAAYNANGRVAP
- a CDS encoding polyribonucleotide nucleotidyltransferase, which gives rise to MENETHYAEAVIDNGSFGTRTIRFETGRLARQAAGSAVAYLDDDTMVLSATTASKKPKDQLDFFPLTVDVEERQYAAGKIPGSFFRREGRPSEDAILTCRLIDRPLRPSFKKGLRNEIQVVATIMALNPDHLYDVVAINAASASTQLAGLPFSGPIGGVRVALIRGQWVAFPTHTELEDAVFDMVVAGRVLEDGDVAIMMVEAEATEKTIALVQGGAEAPTEEVVAAGLDASKPFIKVLCKAQADLAAKAAKPEGEFPVFLDYQDDVYEALSAAVKGELSQALTIAGKQDREAELDRVKEIAAEKLLPAFEGREKEISAAYRSLTKALVRERVIKDKVRIDGRGITDIRTLAAEVEAIPRVHGSALFERGETQILGVTTLNMLRMEQQLDTLSPVTRKRYMHNYNFPPYSVGETGRVGSPKRREIGHGALAERAIVPVLPTREEFPYAIRQVSEALGSNGSTSMGSVCASTMSLLNAGVPLKAPVAGIAMGLISQEIDGKTHYVALTDILGAEDAFGDMDFKVAGTKEFVTALQLDTKLDGIPASVLAAALKQARDARLHILDVMMEAIDTPDEMSPNAPRIITVKIPVDKIGEVIGPKGKMINQIQEDTGAEITIEDDGTIYIGAADGPAAEAARATINQIANPTMPEVGERYLGTVVKTTTFGAFVSLMPGKDGLLHISQIRKLAGGKRVENVEDVLAVGTKVQVEIAEIDSRGKLSLVPVVEGEAADADADKDDSDK